In Myxococcus stipitatus, the following are encoded in one genomic region:
- a CDS encoding hybrid sensor histidine kinase/response regulator — protein sequence MACVRAYLGELNVARLDPIEALSELLQGEQERVARLWAKRLRAEIYEVDIPGKDLRAPLRRLVSEMARLLKDRGEDAVRLWPEVARSHGADRYTQNFEPEDLTREFKALEEVLLHVYARHHGGLIEPEVAGLIAELVWEGDAAAQASYARILKTEEVRFREAAVMESVLNHVDVGILLAEVDGTVSFATPPVSRLMGVPMRAVVGGRAVNTLAPVLTQVNARHLAGEPFKVADMPFVRALKEQGPVRGVMMVVERPGGDEVTLEMSATPVWEEEGELAGAIQTFTDRTESANKTKALESAYGELRRLQGRLLQRTRQQALGQLAGGAAHALNNFLNVLRLRITLLQREYKPEHLEALDRTVQQIGELVARLQEFNVQRTEERPTDVNVDQTVRESLELARGELEQRAHPVYVELDLNNPGTVRADAAFFRELVVNLMLASRDRMEEGGHLRLTTRADGPGWLTLRIQDEGPRFAPEELSHLFDPLRRDPGAPQLSLYLAVARAQVQRWGGELKAENSPTGTGAAFVVRLPRVQAKVAPEAVNPSAVGETPSAAAAPRRFQQTRRVLVVDDDLDNARMMAEVLGEEGYEVQVAHDPTVALGMWDRRRFDAALLDAVMPEMSGWELARELRERSPQVLLAIVTGMDVRGQNRANLALVDAVFRKPIDVGALDDFLAQAEGGSGGENGRGSEQTPVPSEPEHDHPR from the coding sequence ATGGCGTGCGTGCGTGCGTATCTTGGGGAGCTGAACGTGGCCCGGCTCGACCCCATCGAAGCACTGTCGGAGCTGCTCCAGGGCGAGCAGGAGCGCGTGGCGCGCCTGTGGGCCAAGCGCCTGCGCGCGGAAATCTACGAAGTGGATATCCCGGGCAAGGATTTGCGCGCGCCGCTGCGACGGCTGGTGTCGGAGATGGCGCGGCTGCTCAAGGACCGGGGCGAGGACGCGGTGCGGCTGTGGCCGGAGGTCGCCCGCTCGCACGGCGCGGACCGGTACACGCAGAACTTCGAGCCCGAGGACCTCACGCGCGAGTTCAAGGCGCTGGAGGAGGTGCTGCTGCACGTCTACGCGCGGCACCACGGTGGGCTGATTGAGCCGGAGGTGGCGGGCCTCATCGCGGAGCTGGTGTGGGAAGGGGACGCGGCGGCGCAGGCGTCCTATGCGCGCATCCTGAAGACGGAGGAGGTGCGCTTCCGCGAGGCCGCGGTGATGGAGTCGGTGCTCAACCACGTGGACGTGGGCATCCTGCTGGCGGAGGTGGATGGCACGGTGTCCTTCGCCACGCCTCCGGTGAGCCGGTTGATGGGCGTGCCCATGCGCGCGGTGGTGGGCGGGCGCGCGGTGAACACGCTGGCGCCGGTGCTGACGCAGGTGAACGCGAGGCACCTGGCGGGCGAGCCGTTCAAGGTCGCGGACATGCCCTTCGTGCGCGCGCTGAAGGAGCAGGGGCCGGTGCGCGGGGTGATGATGGTGGTGGAGCGCCCCGGCGGTGACGAGGTGACGCTGGAGATGAGCGCCACGCCCGTCTGGGAGGAGGAAGGGGAGCTGGCCGGCGCCATCCAGACCTTCACCGACCGCACCGAGTCCGCCAACAAGACGAAGGCGTTGGAGAGCGCGTATGGCGAGCTGCGCCGGCTCCAGGGGCGGCTGCTTCAGCGCACCCGGCAGCAGGCCCTGGGGCAATTGGCCGGGGGCGCGGCGCACGCGCTCAACAACTTCCTCAACGTGCTGCGGCTGCGCATCACCCTGCTCCAGCGCGAGTACAAGCCCGAGCACCTGGAGGCGCTCGACAGGACCGTGCAGCAGATTGGCGAACTGGTGGCGCGGTTGCAGGAGTTCAACGTCCAGCGCACGGAGGAGCGCCCCACGGATGTGAATGTGGACCAGACGGTGCGCGAGTCGCTGGAGCTGGCGCGCGGTGAGCTGGAGCAGCGCGCGCACCCGGTCTACGTGGAGCTGGACTTGAACAACCCGGGCACGGTGCGCGCGGACGCGGCCTTCTTCCGCGAGCTGGTGGTGAACCTGATGCTCGCGTCGCGCGACAGGATGGAGGAGGGCGGGCACCTGCGCCTGACGACGCGCGCGGACGGGCCGGGCTGGCTCACGCTGCGCATCCAGGACGAGGGGCCGCGCTTCGCGCCGGAGGAGCTGTCGCACCTGTTCGACCCGCTGCGCAGGGACCCGGGGGCTCCGCAGTTGTCGCTGTACCTGGCGGTGGCTCGGGCGCAGGTGCAGCGCTGGGGCGGGGAGTTGAAGGCGGAGAACTCGCCGACGGGCACGGGGGCGGCCTTCGTGGTGCGGCTGCCTCGGGTGCAGGCGAAGGTGGCGCCGGAAGCCGTGAATCCCTCCGCGGTGGGGGAGACGCCGTCCGCGGCGGCGGCGCCTCGGCGCTTCCAGCAGACGCGGCGCGTGCTCGTGGTGGACGACGACCTGGACAACGCCCGGATGATGGCCGAGGTGCTGGGCGAGGAAGGCTACGAGGTGCAGGTGGCCCATGACCCCACGGTGGCGCTGGGGATGTGGGACCGCAGGCGCTTCGATGCGGCCCTGCTGGACGCGGTGATGCCCGAGATGAGCGGGTGGGAGCTGGCGCGGGAGCTGCGTGAGAGGTCGCCGCAGGTGTTGCTCGCCATCGTCACGGGGATGGATGTGCGCGGGCAGAATCGCGCGAACCTCGCGCTGGTGGACGCGGTGTTCCGCAAGCCCATCGACGTGGGCGCGCTGGATGACTTCCTGGCGCAGGCGGAAGGCGGCTCGGGCGGGGAGAACGGCCGGGGCTCCGAGCAGACCCCTGTTCCCAGCGAGCCCGAGCACGACCATCCGAGGTGA
- a CDS encoding isocitrate dehydrogenase (NAD(+)), with amino-acid sequence MANTRTVTVINGDGIGPEVMAATIRVLEALKVPLEFEHKDAGTEVVAKYGTNLPHETVEAVLRSGIALKGPTGTVVGGGLPSANVGLRKRLDLYSSLRPVKSVPNVKTRYDNVDLVVVRENTESLYAGLEHIIVPGVVESLKIITEKASTRIARFGFEYARKHGRKKVTGVHKANIMKLSDGLFLDCCRKVGREYPEIHYEEVIIDNLCMQLVKDPTRFDVMVLENLYGDIVSDLCAGLVGGLGVVPGANIGERTAVFEAVHGTAPDIAGKGIANPTALMMSAVMMLDYLEMREEARRMEGAIQKVYGDGKVRTGDLGGGATTRDFTDAIIAAL; translated from the coding sequence ATGGCGAACACCCGCACTGTCACGGTCATCAATGGCGACGGCATCGGCCCCGAGGTGATGGCGGCCACCATTCGCGTCCTCGAGGCGCTCAAGGTTCCCCTCGAGTTCGAGCACAAGGACGCGGGCACGGAAGTGGTCGCGAAGTACGGCACCAACCTGCCCCACGAGACGGTGGAGGCCGTGCTGCGCAGCGGCATCGCGCTGAAGGGCCCCACTGGCACGGTGGTGGGCGGCGGTCTTCCTTCGGCGAACGTCGGCCTGCGCAAGCGGCTGGACCTGTACTCGTCGCTGCGGCCCGTCAAGAGCGTGCCCAACGTGAAGACGCGCTACGACAACGTGGACCTGGTTGTCGTGCGTGAGAACACGGAGAGCCTCTACGCGGGCCTGGAGCACATCATCGTCCCGGGCGTGGTGGAGTCGCTGAAGATCATCACCGAGAAGGCCTCCACGCGGATTGCGCGCTTTGGCTTCGAGTACGCGCGCAAGCACGGCCGCAAGAAGGTGACGGGCGTCCACAAGGCCAACATCATGAAGTTGTCGGACGGCCTCTTCCTGGACTGCTGCCGCAAGGTGGGCCGTGAGTATCCGGAGATCCACTACGAGGAAGTCATCATCGACAACCTCTGCATGCAGCTGGTGAAGGACCCGACGCGCTTCGACGTGATGGTGCTGGAGAACCTGTACGGCGACATCGTGAGTGATTTGTGCGCGGGTCTGGTGGGCGGCCTCGGCGTGGTGCCCGGCGCGAACATCGGCGAGCGCACGGCGGTGTTCGAGGCGGTCCACGGCACGGCGCCGGACATCGCGGGCAAGGGCATCGCGAACCCCACCGCGCTGATGATGTCGGCGGTGATGATGCTGGACTACCTGGAGATGCGCGAGGAAGCGCGCCGAATGGAAGGCGCCATCCAGAAGGTGTACGGCGACGGCAAGGTCCGCACCGGCGACCTGGGTGGCGGCGCCACCACGCGCGACTTCACGGACGCCATCATCGCCGCGCTGTAG
- a CDS encoding DUF2270 domain-containing protein: MPLNEPIKTDLLESPWLSQQAMAQLFRGELSRSDTWRTRLDTTTNWALTTTAAVISFGFASPASSHVTFLVGIWMVMSFLLVEARRYRYYDLWNRRVRLLEDGWWAPMLRREPVDPDALRELAVEMSRPQIQLSLLSALSTRINRTYGPILLVLLLTWFSKVYSYPQPPQDFAEFVARAHVAWIPGFIVMAALSFITVGAAYLFISSFFIRAPLGELRTRPRGRRAALWESFYRPYAIHRRHRPTRRPPRSPDAASEH, from the coding sequence ATGCCCCTCAACGAGCCCATCAAGACCGACCTGCTCGAGTCTCCCTGGCTGTCCCAGCAGGCCATGGCCCAGCTGTTCCGGGGCGAGCTGAGCCGCTCGGACACCTGGCGCACTCGCCTGGACACGACGACCAACTGGGCGCTGACCACCACCGCGGCCGTCATCTCCTTCGGCTTCGCCTCCCCCGCCAGCTCCCACGTCACCTTCCTCGTCGGCATCTGGATGGTGATGTCCTTCCTGCTCGTCGAGGCGCGCCGCTACCGCTACTACGACTTGTGGAACCGCCGGGTGAGGCTCCTGGAGGACGGCTGGTGGGCCCCCATGCTGCGCCGTGAGCCCGTGGACCCGGATGCCTTGCGGGAGCTCGCCGTGGAGATGTCCCGGCCCCAAATCCAGCTCTCGCTCCTGTCCGCCCTCTCCACCCGGATCAACCGCACCTATGGCCCCATCCTGCTCGTGCTGCTCCTGACGTGGTTCTCCAAGGTCTACAGCTACCCGCAGCCCCCGCAGGACTTCGCCGAGTTCGTCGCCCGGGCCCACGTCGCATGGATTCCCGGCTTCATCGTGATGGCGGCACTGAGCTTCATCACCGTGGGCGCGGCGTACCTGTTCATCTCCTCGTTCTTCATCCGAGCGCCGCTGGGGGAGCTGCGCACCCGCCCTCGGGGACGACGCGCCGCACTATGGGAGTCGTTCTACCGGCCCTACGCCATCCACCGGAGGCACCGCCCGACGCGCCGGCCGCCCCGGAGCCCGGACGCCGCTTCCGAGCACTGA
- a CDS encoding imm11 family protein produces the protein MSQTRYFRLSENVQSGYWYLGDPRNGQGHEVDDPSLFRAGRPVQVESRLSVPIIEPGKPLDFSTAGTGAAPIVHVTVASIFAELAPNDVQLLPVDIKGHPDQYLLLVATKLIRCIDDTASEEVRYWKPEHGQPERVGDYKVVSGLRIDPSKVGDAKVFRTWGWDLALIVAEDVKDGLERAKTTGMKFKQV, from the coding sequence ATGTCCCAGACGCGCTACTTCCGGCTGAGCGAGAACGTCCAATCCGGTTACTGGTACCTAGGGGACCCTCGGAACGGACAAGGGCACGAGGTGGATGACCCATCTCTCTTCAGGGCGGGACGGCCCGTGCAGGTCGAAAGCCGCCTGAGCGTGCCCATCATTGAGCCGGGCAAGCCGTTGGACTTCTCCACGGCGGGGACGGGCGCGGCTCCCATCGTCCACGTCACGGTGGCGTCCATCTTCGCGGAGCTGGCTCCCAACGACGTGCAGCTCCTCCCCGTGGACATCAAGGGCCACCCGGACCAGTACCTCCTCCTGGTGGCAACGAAGCTCATCCGCTGCATCGACGACACGGCGTCCGAGGAGGTGCGTTACTGGAAGCCGGAGCACGGTCAACCCGAGCGGGTCGGTGACTACAAGGTCGTGAGCGGGCTGCGCATCGACCCTTCGAAGGTTGGCGATGCGAAGGTGTTCCGCACCTGGGGCTGGGACCTGGCGCTCATCGTCGCCGAGGACGTGAAGGACGGCCTGGAGCGCGCGAAGACCACCGGCATGAAGTTCAAGCAGGTGTAG
- a CDS encoding NAD(P)-dependent alcohol dehydrogenase, whose amino-acid sequence MEGVMKRWELREPGRANLKLVSVAIPTPQPGEALVRVRAVSLNYREKLILDSTAPRPSKEPLVPASDMAGEVVATGEGVTRVREGDRVLAAFSPLWIDGHPVRADGMIPSLGGQLPGVLSEYVSFPESWLVAAPRTLDDVKASTLPCAGLTAWTALMEHGAPRPGQTVVTQGTGGVSLFAVQLASALGARVIVTSGDEAKLARVKALGAAHGIHRNPSPDWEQAVMELTGGRGADVILELVGGDNLGRSVRALASGGRIALIGILEGFDARFPAVPLFQTQGLIQGVAVGHRRGLEDLVRAVDTLRLEPVVDATYALDAFPQALEHLDRGPFGKLVVRV is encoded by the coding sequence ATGGAAGGCGTGATGAAGCGGTGGGAGCTGCGCGAGCCGGGCCGCGCGAATCTGAAGCTCGTGAGCGTGGCGATTCCCACGCCGCAGCCGGGCGAGGCGTTGGTGCGCGTCCGCGCGGTGTCGCTCAACTACCGGGAGAAACTCATCCTCGACTCCACGGCGCCGCGTCCCTCGAAAGAGCCGTTGGTCCCCGCGTCCGACATGGCGGGCGAAGTGGTGGCCACGGGCGAAGGTGTCACGCGAGTCCGCGAGGGAGACAGAGTGCTCGCCGCGTTCAGTCCCTTGTGGATTGACGGTCACCCCGTGCGAGCCGACGGCATGATTCCAAGCCTCGGAGGCCAGCTGCCCGGCGTCCTGTCCGAGTACGTGTCCTTCCCCGAGTCCTGGCTCGTCGCCGCGCCCCGGACGCTGGATGACGTGAAGGCCAGCACGCTGCCGTGCGCGGGCCTCACCGCGTGGACCGCGCTGATGGAGCACGGCGCGCCGCGGCCGGGCCAGACGGTGGTGACGCAGGGCACGGGGGGCGTGTCGCTGTTCGCCGTGCAGCTCGCGTCGGCGCTCGGGGCGCGCGTCATCGTCACCTCGGGAGACGAGGCGAAGCTGGCCCGGGTGAAGGCGCTGGGCGCGGCGCATGGCATCCATCGGAACCCGTCACCGGACTGGGAGCAGGCGGTGATGGAGCTGACCGGAGGACGCGGCGCGGACGTCATCCTCGAACTGGTGGGCGGCGACAACCTGGGGCGCTCCGTGCGAGCGCTCGCGAGCGGCGGCCGCATCGCCCTCATCGGCATCCTGGAGGGCTTCGACGCGCGCTTCCCCGCCGTCCCTCTCTTCCAGACCCAAGGCCTCATCCAGGGCGTGGCGGTGGGGCACCGGCGAGGACTCGAGGACCTGGTCCGCGCGGTGGACACGCTCCGACTGGAGCCGGTGGTGGACGCGACCTATGCGCTGGACGCGTTCCCCCAGGCGCTCGAGCACCTGGACCGAGGGCCCTTCGGCAAGCTGGTGGTGCGCGTCTGA
- a CDS encoding LysR family transcriptional regulator: protein MTDRLSGVLVFVQAAEAGGFALAAQRLGLTRSAVGKSIARLEERLGTRLFQRTTRQQRLTDDGQVFYERCVRALSELEAGEAALDSGRSEPLGRLRVTSSVLFGRHLVAPLLCELAREHPGLELEMSFSDRVVDLIEDGYDLAIRVAPLADQAGLTARKLGAQMMVVCASPDYVARHGRPRTLEDLTRHEAITYGRQGLSKPWLFPDGKGGDTPVRVRGRLRLDDLEAIADAATQGMGIAWLPCWLIAEQLHRGELVDVLEGVGRHGNEIFAVWPQNKHLPMKVRGAIDRLAARLPERLATAMRKPPRPGRTRK from the coding sequence ATGACCGACCGGCTCAGTGGAGTGCTCGTGTTCGTCCAGGCCGCGGAGGCCGGGGGCTTCGCGCTCGCGGCGCAGCGGCTGGGGCTGACCCGCTCCGCCGTGGGCAAGAGCATCGCGCGGCTGGAAGAGCGCCTGGGCACCCGCCTGTTCCAGCGCACCACGCGCCAGCAACGCCTCACCGACGACGGACAGGTCTTCTACGAGCGCTGCGTGCGCGCCTTGTCGGAGCTGGAGGCCGGGGAGGCCGCGCTCGACTCTGGACGCAGCGAGCCCTTGGGGCGGCTGCGTGTCACCTCGTCCGTGTTGTTCGGCCGGCACCTCGTCGCGCCGCTGTTGTGTGAGCTGGCTCGGGAGCATCCGGGGTTGGAGCTGGAGATGTCCTTCAGTGACCGGGTTGTGGACCTCATCGAGGACGGCTACGACCTGGCCATCCGCGTCGCCCCGCTCGCGGACCAGGCCGGGCTCACCGCGCGCAAGCTCGGTGCGCAGATGATGGTGGTCTGCGCTTCGCCGGACTACGTGGCACGTCATGGCCGGCCGCGGACGCTGGAGGACCTGACCCGTCACGAGGCCATCACCTATGGGCGCCAGGGCCTGAGCAAGCCGTGGCTGTTTCCAGACGGGAAGGGCGGCGATACACCCGTCCGGGTCCGGGGACGTCTGCGATTGGATGACCTGGAGGCCATCGCCGACGCCGCGACGCAAGGCATGGGCATCGCGTGGCTTCCGTGCTGGCTCATCGCGGAGCAGCTGCACCGGGGCGAGCTGGTGGATGTGCTGGAGGGCGTGGGGCGCCACGGGAACGAAATCTTCGCCGTGTGGCCTCAGAACAAGCACCTGCCCATGAAGGTCCGCGGGGCCATCGACCGGCTCGCGGCGCGCCTCCCCGAGCGGCTCGCCACCGCGATGCGCAAGCCTCCGCGCCCCGGACGGACGCGCAAGTAG